In a single window of the Pseudorca crassidens isolate mPseCra1 chromosome 9, mPseCra1.hap1, whole genome shotgun sequence genome:
- the PATE2 gene encoding prostate and testis expressed protein 2, translated as MFVLFLLCIVFLVCMSKEPSTMCYKCKKYHLGICYEGMRSCTLKYHQTCAVENIYLLTRKGWSMYFYSKLSCMTNCEDINFLSFEKRTELICCKHKNDCNLAEGV; from the exons atgtttgttctctttctgctGTGCATAGTCTTTCTGGTCTGCATGAGTAAGG AGCCTTCGACGATGtgttataaatgtaaaaaatatcatCTTGGGATATGCTATGAAGGCATGAGGTCCTGCACCCTGAAGTACCACCAGACCTGTGCTGTTGAAAACATTTACTTACTTACCAGAAAAG GGTGGAGTATGTATTTTTATTCAAAACTGTCATGTATGACCAACTGTGAGGACATCAACTTCTTAAGTTTTGAAAAGAGGACAGAGCTCATCTGTTGCAAACATAAAAACGATTGCAACCTCGCTGAGGGAGTCTAG
- the PATE1 gene encoding prostate and testis expressed protein 1 produces the protein MVLFQSFIRVLGATDPLSLRLPYSLAQIIEIIQCRMCHLQFPGEKCSRGRGICTATMEEACTTGRIFRNDGTPWLTFRGCLKNCANVNNIKWSVYLVNFRCCRSCDLCNEDL, from the exons ATGGTGTTATTTCAAAGCTTCATCAGAGTCCTAGGTGCCACAG ACCCTCTCTCACTTCGACTTCCCTACTCTCTGGCCCAAATTATAGAAATTATTCAGTGTAGGATGTGCCACCTCCAGTTTCCAGGTGAGAAGTGTTCCAGAGGCAGAGGAATATGTACTGCAACAATGGAAGAGGCTTGCACAACTGGGAGGATTTTCAGAA ATGATGGTACACCCTGGTTAACCTTTAGGGGCTGCCTAAAGAACTGTGCTAATGTGAACAATATAAAATGGAGTGTCTATCTGGTGAACTTCAGGTGCTGCAGGAGCTGTGACTTGTGCAATGAAGACCTCTAG